The Eurosta solidaginis isolate ZX-2024a chromosome 4, ASM4086904v1, whole genome shotgun sequence genome includes a window with the following:
- the Or13a gene encoding odorant receptor 13a produces the protein MFYQPKSLSDPINFKFPLQCHCLKLNGSWPLKYDTNSNSYEKCFRILYTMWAWYVVLKVGITIGYQSAFLINSFGNIMVTTENGCTTFMGLLNFVRLLHLRLHQGKFRKLIGKFVKDIWIPKFSHPSIERHCIRNMRVFRVLAILQCSLIMMYCFLPLIELYLSTVNDSNGSSDDSKPFPYKMLFPYDANHGWRYALTYLFTAWAGVCVITTLFAEDSLFGFFVTYTCGQFGILHNQIDNILPDSYAAIQRGHGTVAEYQRECIRRLDKIAEKHNTLFDFVSCLEEFFSPILLVNFLISTVLICMVGFQLVTGQNMFIGDYIKFLVYIFSALSQLFVLCWNGDKLIQNSFEMANHLYACNWESDTIITDVARNNARCDKYAKLQLKKSMCYTTDATFRKNLQFMIMRSQRQTCITALKFSVLSLNSFSRLMSSSMSYFALLQSFYENEDN, from the exons ATGTTTTACCAACCAAAATCTTTAAGTGAtccaattaattttaaatttcctttACAATGTCATTGTTTAAAATTGAACGGATCGTGGCCTTTAAAATACGACACCAACTCTAACTCATACGAAAAATGTTTTCGAATTCTATATACAATGTGGGCGTGGTATGTCGTGCTTAAGGTTGGTATCACAATCGGTTATCAAAGTGCATTTCTCATTAACTCCTTTGGCAATATAATGGTTACCACTGAGAATGGTTGTACGACATTTATGGGTCTTTTGAATTTTGTACGTTTATTACATTTACGTTTACATCAAGGTAAATTTCGTAAGCTGATTGGAAAATTCGTAAAGGATATATGGATACCAAA ATTTTCACATCCTTCCATTGAGCGCCATTGCATCCGTAACATGCGCGTATTTCGAGTACTAGCCATACTGCAATGTAGCCTCATCATGATGTATTGTTTCTTGCCATTAATCGAGCTTTATTTATCAACGGTGAATGATTCGAATGGCTCATCAGATGATTCGAAACCATTTCCGTATAAAATGCTGTTTCCTTACGATGCAAATCATGGTTGGCGTTATGCATTGACATATTTATTCACAGCTTGGGCTGGTGTTTGTGTGATTACAACATTATTTGCTGAGGACTCACTATTCGGTTTCTTTGTAACTTATACTTGTGGTCAATTCGGTATATTACATAATCAAATTGATAATATTTTGCCCGATTCGTATGCTGCAATTCAACGTGGTCATGGTACAGTGGCCGAGTATCAACGTGAATGTATTCGAAGATTGGACAAAATTGCTGAGAAGCATAACACATTGTTTGA CTTCGTTAGTTGCTTGGAAGAATTCTTTAGTCCCATCTTGCTAGTCAATTTCTTGATTTCCACGGTACTAATTTGTATGGTTGGTTTCCAATTGGTTACG GGTCAAAATATGTTTATCGGTGACTATATTAAATTTCTTGTATACATCTTCTCTGCATTATCACAGCTCTTTGTGCTTTGCTGGAACGGTGACAAACTTATTCAAAAT TCCTTTGAAATGGCCAATCACTTGTATGCATGCAACTGGGAGAGTGATACGATAATAACAGATGTGGCTAGAAATAACGCAAGATGTGACAAATACGCTAAATTACAGTTGAAAAAGTCAATGTGTTACACAACAGATGCAACGTTTCGCAAGAATCTACAATTTATGATTATGCGTAGTCAACGACAAACATGCATAACGGCATTAAAATTCTCAGTACTCTCGTTAAACAGCTTTTCAAGA cTAATGAGCTCGTCAATgagctattttgcattattgcaaAGTTTCTACGAAAATGAAGACAATTGA
- the LOC137251139 gene encoding UPF0415 protein C7orf25 homolog, with amino-acid sequence MNKEIPFGELVERANEKITLGEELIDELEQYIQINGVHKIQRKILQEVKFLRKVIKNETLKLNHVQCSNLTHYAFLVEILKLQRDVVHVDCGFSVEARPNPLRVDIVCENGLKWIKAIARNSKSLTDAAKGAASYGARSILDQAQEFVDASAQHLCMFKSPKVVFYFSQTIDNVLLVELQDIGIEIASIEEPADCDDSADVTNVSTLNIDITTLLAYISNVCNGSCNWIFLEPILTEQAEKERQTPLKPVLDNLFEGKRLICCETAHKSFEEIIALLAGTREHQRAAELMKRVEILPDVTDVPAELSVIKFSGKINERSLKIFAFGMQMKAVTVTSNKAFIRSAKMQGINVPVFTHQARALTEMKEATGKPVIDNFETSNCNNAMVQTC; translated from the exons ATGAATAAAGAAATACCCTTTGGGGAACTAGTGGAAAGGGCTAATGAAAAAATAACGCTCGGTGAGGAACTAATTGACGAATTAGAACAATATATTCAAATTAATGGTGTGCACAAAATTCAACGGAAAATCTTACAGGAAGTCAAATTCTTGCGAAAG GTTATTAAAAATGAAACATTAAAACTAAATCACGTGCAATGTAGTAATTTAACGCACTACGCTTTTCTGGTAGAAATCCTTAAATTGCAGCGCGATGTAGTTCATGTCGATTGTGGATTTTCAGTTGAGGCTCGTCCTAATCCATTGCGTGTGGATATTGTTTGTGAAAATGGCCTAAAGTGGATCAAAG CAATAGCGCGCAATTCAAAATCACTTACTGATGCAGCGAAAGGTGCGGCGAGTTATGGTGCGCGTAGCATATTAGATCAAGCACAGGAATTTGTGGATGCAAGCGCACAACATTTATGCATGTTTAAATCGCCAAAA GTTGTTTTCTATTTCAGCCAAACAATTGACAATGTTCTGCTTGTAGAACTGCAAGATATTGGTATTGAAATAGCATCGATAGAAGAGCCGGCCGATTGTGATGACAGTGCCGATGTGACAAATGTTAGCACGCTAAATATTGATATCACAACATTGTTGGCATATATTAGCAATGTTTGTAATGGTAGTTGCAATTGGATATTTCTTGAGCCAATACTTACGGAGCAGGCAGAAAAAGAGCGTCAGACACCATTGAAGCCAGTATTGGATAATTTATTTGAAG gtAAACGTCTTATTTGCTGTGAAACCGCACATAAATCATTTGAGGAAATTATTGCGTTACTGGCCGGTACGCGAGAGCATCAACGCGCTGCAGAGCTAATGAAACGCGTGGAAATCTTACCCGATGTTACCGATGTGCCCGCTGAGTTATCTGTCATAAAATTTAGCGGTAAAATAAATGAACGCAGTTTGAAAATTTTCGCATTCGGCATGCAAATGAAAGCGGTGACTGTAACTTCAAACAAGGCATTTATACGATCGGCTAAAATGCAg GGCATCAATGTGCCGGTATTCACACATCAAGCAAGAGCGTTGACCGAAATGAAAGAAGCTACAGGCAAGCCAGTTATCGACAACTTTGAAACCTCTAACTGCAACAACGCTATGGTCCAAACTTGTTGA